The following are from one region of the Juglans regia cultivar Chandler chromosome 10, Walnut 2.0, whole genome shotgun sequence genome:
- the LOC109008193 gene encoding ubiquitin fusion degradation protein 1 homolog, whose product MDQSAELGDDQYDPFEQAYRCFPLSFCEKSHLECGDKIIMPASALDHLAYSVFDFPMLFELLNPDTGRATHCGVQEFVADEGLAFLPNWMMEHMQLREGDLLIVKSVGLEKATYVKLQPHSKDFLELSNPRAVLERTLRNFFCLTKDDTIMIMHNDNKFYIDVLETRPSEAVSIFDTDCEVDFAPPLDYQEPQAIVEDNDLVKTSEPFSGVGRRLDGKASVESDSQSDYSSKLKQLSLGAADQGKSKAIRSNSVRKPGKLILGSDAAPKESKQQSSENVALKKEEEKFQPFTGKSYRLRD is encoded by the coding sequence ATGGATCAATCTGCTGAACTTGGAGATGATCAATATGATCCCTTTGAGCAAGCTTACCGATGCTTTCCTCTCTCGTTTTGTGAGAAGTCGCACCTCGAATGTGGCGACAAAATCATCATGCCTGCCTCGGCTCTGGATCATCTTGCGTATAGCGTTTTCGATTTTCCCATGTTGTTCGAGTTGCTCAACCCCGACACTGGGCGAGCTACGCATTGTGGGGTTCAAGAGTTCGTTGCCGACGAGGGTTTGGCTTTCTTGCCGAACTGGATGATGGAGCACATGCAACTACGGGAAGGAGACTTGCTGATAGTAAAAAGCGTTGGTTTGGAGAAAGCAACCTACGTGAAGTTGCAGCCCCATAGTAAGGATTTCTTGGAGCTTTCCAACCCTAGAGCCGTTTTGGAAAGGACGCTCAGGAACTTTTTCTGCCTCACAAAGGACGACACCATCATGATCATGCATAACGACAATAAGTTTTACATAGATGTGCTCGAAACTAGGCCGTCTGAGGCTGTCAGTATCTTTGACACAGATTGTGAGGTCGACTTTGCCCCTCCTCTCGATTACCAAGAACCACAGGCAATTGTGGAGGATAATGATCTAGTGAAGACGAGTGAACCTTTTTCTGGAGTAGGAAGGCGCTTGGATGGGAAGGCTTCAGTGGAGTCAGATTCCCAATCAGACTACTCTTCCAAGTTGAAACAACTTTCTCTAGGTGCAGCTGATCAGGGGAAAAGCAAGGCTATTCGGTCCAACTCGGTAAGGAAGCCGGGGAAGCTTATTCTTGGTTCCGATGCGGCTCCGAAGGAATCCAAACAGCAATCTTCAGAGAATGTGGcattgaagaaagaagaagaaaagttcCAACCCTTCACGGGTAAGAGTTATAGGTTGAGAGACTGA